The Candidatus Izemoplasma sp. genome has a window encoding:
- a CDS encoding RnfABCDGE type electron transport complex subunit C has protein sequence MIKKSRKVRDYKELTRALPTQTYLDPETVYIHLQNGRCKTYDLYVDEGDHVDFGEVIGVRHGGFFEQPIHATISGTIGKIGKKLHRTGRKVDCIEIKNDFKNTYHKTITDRPDHVIDKLDQDDMVEILKQKALVGLGGSGFPSYIKLATKETINHVVVNAVECEPYLSSDYRLILDRPEEVIMGLKYVMQALNCEHGMIAIKADKNPLYEVLTQVIERRYSDLNIEVVRLGNYYPQGWEIEVFKNALGIEVPHGELPMSYGVLGFNVSTTAGIYNAVKHNLPVVERYFTLTGDAINYPQNYRVRVGTSIQDLIRQSDGYKEDFDEVLVVMGGPMMGVSTVSDDVIVSKTTTSVIVLKNTEYKEEPCVRCGSCVYSCPAHLEPVQIMNAVKRNDKDQMKSLHADRCIECGLCAYVCTSKIHVTDYVRKAKRLIR, from the coding sequence ATGATTAAAAAATCAAGAAAGGTACGGGATTATAAGGAACTAACCAGGGCCTTACCAACACAAACATATCTCGATCCAGAGACTGTTTATATTCACTTACAAAATGGTCGCTGTAAAACATATGATTTATATGTTGATGAAGGAGATCATGTTGATTTTGGTGAAGTCATTGGTGTCCGTCACGGGGGATTTTTCGAACAACCAATTCACGCGACAATTAGTGGTACGATTGGTAAAATTGGTAAAAAACTACACCGAACTGGTCGTAAAGTAGATTGCATTGAAATCAAAAATGATTTTAAGAATACCTATCATAAAACCATCACTGATCGTCCGGATCATGTGATTGATAAATTGGATCAAGATGATATGGTTGAGATTCTTAAACAAAAGGCCTTAGTAGGACTTGGTGGAAGTGGCTTTCCATCATATATTAAGTTAGCTACAAAAGAGACCATTAACCATGTCGTTGTCAATGCGGTTGAGTGTGAACCGTATTTAAGTAGTGATTACCGTTTAATTCTTGATCGACCAGAAGAAGTAATCATGGGCTTAAAGTATGTTATGCAAGCACTCAATTGTGAGCATGGTATGATTGCGATTAAAGCAGATAAAAACCCATTATACGAAGTCTTAACGCAAGTGATTGAGCGACGGTATAGTGATTTAAATATCGAAGTTGTTAGACTTGGTAACTATTATCCTCAAGGGTGGGAAATTGAAGTCTTTAAAAATGCTTTAGGCATTGAAGTACCACATGGTGAGTTGCCAATGTCATATGGCGTATTAGGATTTAATGTCAGTACCACTGCCGGTATTTATAATGCCGTAAAGCATAACTTACCGGTTGTTGAACGTTACTTTACCTTAACGGGTGATGCGATTAATTATCCACAAAATTACCGTGTTCGTGTAGGAACGAGTATCCAGGATTTAATTCGTCAAAGTGATGGGTACAAAGAAGATTTTGATGAAGTACTTGTTGTGATGGGTGGTCCAATGATGGGGGTCAGTACTGTAAGTGACGATGTCATTGTATCCAAAACAACAACAAGTGTTATTGTCTTAAAAAATACAGAATATAAAGAAGAACCGTGTGTACGTTGTGGCAGTTGTGTCTACAGTTGTCCCGCGCATCTCGAACCCGTTCAGATCATGAATGCAGTAAAACGCAATGATAAAGATCAAATGAAGAGTTTACACGCGGATCGTTGTATCGAATGTGGCTTATGTGCGTATGTCTGTACATCGAAAATTCATGTGACAGATTATGTCCGTAAAGCCAAACGATTGATTAGGTGA
- a CDS encoding phospho-sugar mutase, giving the protein MMKNIIERWKSYSKLDKDLKTELEGMNEEALQDAFYKDLEFGTGGMRGKIGPGTNRMNIYTIRKANLGFAQYLLEQSDSPSVVIAHDNRHKSKEFAKESACVLAQQGIHVYLFDGLRPTPELSFAVRELDATGGIVVTASHNPPEYNGYKIYDQDGCQLVPKYADQVIANVNAIEDVFDIESLPFETARKKGFITIIGDAIDQAYIKSVLDIQLSPNMDKTIKIVFTPLHGTSARIGLDTLTVAGYDVYPVTEQMTPDPNFSTVDSPNPENKEAFNMAIEKGKEVDADLLIATDPDADRLGIAVKHNKEYQLLTGNQTGAILVHYLLKKRQEQGTLPQKGMVYNTIVTSEFGATIAKDFGMDVKSTLTGFKFIGEQAKLIEDTDYEFVFGYEESYGYVIQDFVRDKDSIQALLLASEVAQAKALEGKTLYDYLLELYETYGYYYEDLVNIRLEGKSGEERITNILSTFREEKPQTIAGKTVVQYEDYLTQEGMKDDQSYRLELPKSNVLKFFLDDGSWFVLRPSGTEPKLKIYIGVVGDDLAHAKTLNEDIKRDVLALINNI; this is encoded by the coding sequence ATGATGAAAAATATAATCGAAAGATGGAAAAGCTACAGTAAACTAGATAAAGACCTTAAAACAGAATTAGAAGGTATGAATGAAGAGGCATTACAAGATGCCTTTTATAAAGATTTAGAGTTTGGTACAGGAGGTATGCGTGGAAAAATTGGTCCTGGGACGAACCGAATGAATATCTATACGATTCGTAAGGCAAACTTAGGATTTGCGCAGTATCTATTAGAACAAAGTGATTCTCCAAGTGTTGTCATTGCACATGATAATCGACATAAAAGTAAAGAATTTGCGAAAGAAAGTGCATGTGTCCTTGCTCAACAAGGGATTCATGTTTATTTATTTGATGGATTGCGTCCAACCCCTGAACTATCTTTTGCAGTAAGAGAGTTAGATGCTACGGGTGGTATTGTTGTTACTGCTTCACACAACCCACCAGAATATAATGGATATAAGATTTATGACCAGGATGGTTGTCAATTAGTTCCGAAATACGCTGATCAAGTCATTGCTAATGTTAATGCGATTGAAGATGTATTTGATATTGAATCATTACCCTTTGAAACAGCACGTAAAAAAGGGTTTATCACAATTATTGGAGATGCCATTGATCAAGCATATATCAAAAGCGTTTTAGATATACAACTGAGTCCGAATATGGACAAGACAATCAAAATTGTCTTTACCCCATTACATGGGACAAGTGCTCGCATTGGCCTTGATACATTAACGGTTGCTGGATATGATGTGTATCCTGTTACTGAACAGATGACACCAGACCCCAATTTTAGCACAGTTGATAGTCCTAACCCAGAAAACAAAGAAGCCTTTAACATGGCGATTGAAAAAGGGAAAGAAGTTGATGCCGATTTACTTATCGCGACAGACCCAGATGCTGATCGATTAGGTATTGCTGTGAAGCACAACAAAGAGTATCAATTATTAACGGGCAACCAAACAGGCGCTATTTTGGTCCATTACTTACTAAAGAAACGACAAGAACAAGGTACCTTACCACAGAAAGGTATGGTCTATAACACGATCGTAACAAGTGAGTTTGGCGCAACCATCGCAAAAGATTTTGGCATGGATGTTAAAAGTACATTAACGGGATTTAAGTTCATTGGTGAACAAGCAAAATTAATTGAAGATACTGACTACGAGTTTGTCTTTGGATATGAAGAAAGTTATGGGTATGTCATTCAAGACTTTGTCCGTGACAAAGATTCAATTCAAGCACTCTTATTAGCAAGTGAAGTTGCACAAGCAAAAGCCTTAGAAGGAAAAACACTATATGATTATTTACTTGAATTATATGAGACATATGGTTATTACTATGAAGATTTAGTCAATATTCGCTTAGAAGGAAAAAGTGGTGAAGAACGAATTACAAACATCTTATCAACTTTTCGTGAAGAGAAACCTCAAACGATTGCGGGTAAAACTGTCGTTCAATATGAAGACTATTTAACCCAAGAAGGTATGAAAGATGATCAATCATATAGACTTGAGCTACCGAAATCCAATGTGTTAAAATTTTTCTTAGATGATGGATCATGGTTTGTCCTTCGTCCAAGTGGAACAGAACCTAAATTGAAAATATATATCGGTGTAGTCGGAGATGACTTAGCACACGCCAAGACCTTAAATGAAGATATCAAAAGAGACGTATTAGCATTGATTAATAACATCTAG
- a CDS encoding peroxiredoxin, with translation MAFENDFYVTGAKVGKPAPKFEMEAVLPEGEFMDRFGSVNLDDLLNEGKWVVLYFYPLDFTFVCPTEIQRFNELNEEFEKKGATLIAASTDSLHSHLAWQNRKDLGRLNHIHASDNNHKVSEAYGVLDDEKGVAWRGTFIISPNGILKSAQINHGEGGRNVDEVLRLLEVFQNEVKGKMVPCGWKPGENFVE, from the coding sequence ATGGCATTTGAAAATGATTTTTATGTAACAGGTGCAAAGGTTGGTAAACCTGCACCAAAATTTGAAATGGAAGCTGTTTTACCTGAAGGTGAATTTATGGATCGCTTTGGATCTGTTAATCTAGATGACTTACTAAACGAAGGGAAATGGGTTGTTTTATATTTCTATCCGCTTGACTTTACATTTGTGTGTCCGACTGAGATTCAACGCTTCAATGAGTTGAATGAAGAGTTTGAGAAAAAAGGGGCAACATTGATTGCTGCATCAACGGACAGTTTACATAGTCACTTAGCTTGGCAAAACCGCAAAGATTTAGGACGTTTAAACCATATCCATGCATCTGATAATAACCATAAAGTAAGTGAAGCATATGGTGTGTTAGATGATGAAAAAGGTGTCGCTTGGCGTGGGACATTTATTATTTCACCAAATGGTATTTTGAAAAGTGCACAAATCAACCATGGTGAAGGTGGACGTAATGTTGATGAAGTGTTACGGTTACTAGAAGTATTCCAAAACGAGGTTAAAGGTAAAATGGTCCCATGTGGATGGAAACCTGGAGAAAACTTTGTGGAATAA
- a CDS encoding ECF transporter S component, which translates to MKTESSVRTNRIVTLGILSALGAVLMLVEIPYPLVPFLTFDLSDVVVLVIFMLYGWKEASLVALLKVVVHLIIKGPVGPVAIGQISAFIASMGYVGGMFVAIKVYHLNRYLAALIVAMVVTVLMVVANYLFITPIYMGGLTFLDVQDWVTLSTFGLEGSPSYLQTIIILYTPFNIIKGLLITLSFFAIYELLNRQRIVSFK; encoded by the coding sequence ATGAAAACAGAATCAAGTGTAAGAACCAATCGAATTGTTACGTTAGGAATTTTATCCGCATTAGGTGCTGTCTTAATGTTGGTTGAGATTCCATATCCACTCGTACCTTTTCTAACTTTTGATTTAAGTGATGTCGTTGTTCTTGTTATCTTTATGTTATATGGATGGAAAGAAGCATCACTCGTGGCTTTATTAAAAGTCGTTGTGCATCTTATTATCAAAGGACCTGTTGGACCAGTTGCAATTGGGCAGATTTCTGCTTTTATTGCGAGTATGGGCTATGTTGGTGGTATGTTTGTTGCGATTAAAGTTTACCACTTAAACCGCTATCTTGCGGCCTTAATTGTTGCGATGGTGGTAACTGTTTTAATGGTAGTAGCTAACTATTTATTTATCACACCAATTTATATGGGTGGCTTGACATTCTTAGATGTCCAAGACTGGGTAACGTTATCCACATTTGGACTAGAAGGGTCGCCAAGTTATTTACAAACAATCATAATCCTTTATACGCCATTTAATATTATTAAGGGATTATTGATTACATTATCATTCTTTGCAATTTATGAGTTGCTAAATCGCCAACGTATTGTATCATTTAAATAA
- a CDS encoding glycogen/starch/alpha-glucan phosphorylase → MTFFENKYAFIDEYKQRIKKRYIKTLDDASTRERYNVLGEMVSEAIANQWLDTKDRLSNNDQKEVYYFSMEFLMGRLITNNIMNLGLRDVIEEGLKLENIDINEVEHYESDAGLGNGGLGRLAACFLDSIASLGYPGYGNGIRYRYGFFEQEIENGYQIEKPDDWLKDGYVWEVRKEEEAIEIPFGGQAYVAEETAVYQPNEMIRAVPYDVPIVGDHNGVVTSLRLWNAEPTKVRPENKNSFEYDSEIRQISGFLYPDDTTHKGKVLRLKQQYFFSAAGVLSVVNRHLERGRDLTDLPNYVVIQINDTHPSLVVPELMRILIDDHNFEWEDAWQITTQTCAYTNHTILAEALEKWPVSILQPVLPRIFRIIEEINRRFCQELLDKSYAQDKVTELAIISHNTIHMAHLAIVGSFSVNGVAELHTNILKNIEMKDWHQLYPNKFNNKTNGITHRRWLMHSNKELTDILDQVTTEWHDHPEELKQLMKKAKTKKYRRLIKKMKQTKKEALADRIYEEQGIKLDPTSIFDIQVKRMHEYKRQLMNALHIMYVYNKLKTDENFKANYHPHSFIFGAKAASGYHFAKKIIKLINTIADKVNHDDDTNDYLKVVFVENYNVTYAEMIMPACDLSEQISTASKEASGTGNMKFMMNGALTIGTLDGANVEIAELVGNDNIILFGLKSDEVNHLYETNDYDPKEVYHEHEDLRLVINQLVNGFFDTVDQYEFKDIYDNLMDRDQYFVLKDFESYRQAHERANNLYKDEEAWFKASIINIAQSGYFSSDRTIEQYVEDIWHIKKIK, encoded by the coding sequence ATGACTTTTTTTGAAAACAAATATGCCTTCATAGATGAATACAAACAGCGCATAAAAAAACGCTATATCAAAACATTAGATGATGCAAGTACACGCGAACGTTATAACGTTCTTGGTGAAATGGTCTCAGAAGCGATAGCCAATCAGTGGTTGGATACAAAAGACCGTTTATCCAATAATGACCAAAAAGAAGTGTACTATTTTTCTATGGAGTTTTTAATGGGACGTCTTATCACAAACAATATCATGAACTTAGGGTTGCGTGATGTGATTGAAGAAGGCCTAAAACTAGAAAATATAGATATTAATGAAGTAGAACATTATGAATCAGATGCCGGACTTGGAAACGGTGGGTTAGGACGCCTTGCGGCGTGTTTCTTAGACTCTATCGCATCACTTGGTTATCCCGGATATGGTAATGGGATTCGCTATCGTTACGGATTCTTTGAACAAGAAATCGAGAACGGATATCAAATAGAAAAACCAGATGATTGGCTAAAAGATGGCTACGTTTGGGAAGTCAGAAAAGAAGAAGAAGCGATTGAAATTCCCTTCGGGGGTCAAGCATACGTTGCTGAAGAAACAGCGGTTTACCAACCAAATGAGATGATTAGAGCCGTCCCTTATGATGTGCCGATTGTTGGTGATCATAATGGTGTTGTGACATCTTTAAGACTATGGAACGCAGAACCAACAAAAGTGCGTCCAGAAAATAAAAATAGTTTTGAATATGATAGCGAAATCCGCCAAATTAGTGGATTCTTGTATCCAGATGATACAACGCACAAAGGAAAAGTTTTGCGCTTAAAACAACAATATTTCTTTAGTGCAGCTGGGGTTCTTAGTGTCGTGAATCGTCACCTTGAAAGAGGAAGAGATTTAACTGATTTACCGAATTACGTCGTCATTCAAATCAATGATACTCACCCAAGTTTAGTGGTGCCTGAGTTAATGCGTATTTTAATTGATGATCACAATTTTGAGTGGGAGGATGCATGGCAAATTACGACACAGACATGTGCCTATACCAATCATACTATTTTAGCAGAAGCGTTAGAAAAATGGCCTGTCTCAATATTACAGCCAGTATTGCCACGAATCTTCCGGATCATTGAAGAAATTAACCGGAGATTCTGTCAGGAACTATTAGACAAATCTTATGCACAAGATAAAGTTACTGAATTAGCAATTATTAGTCATAATACAATTCATATGGCACATTTAGCGATTGTTGGATCATTTAGTGTAAATGGGGTTGCTGAATTACACACAAACATTTTAAAGAATATTGAAATGAAAGATTGGCATCAGTTATATCCTAATAAATTTAATAATAAAACAAACGGTATTACACATCGTCGTTGGTTAATGCATTCTAATAAAGAGTTAACCGATATTTTAGATCAAGTCACAACCGAGTGGCATGATCACCCAGAAGAATTAAAACAATTGATGAAAAAAGCGAAAACGAAAAAGTATCGTCGCTTAATTAAAAAAATGAAACAAACCAAAAAAGAAGCACTTGCTGATCGCATTTATGAAGAACAAGGGATTAAACTTGATCCGACAAGCATCTTTGATATTCAAGTAAAACGGATGCATGAATACAAACGTCAGTTAATGAATGCCCTGCATATCATGTATGTATATAATAAACTAAAAACAGATGAAAACTTTAAAGCAAATTACCATCCACATAGTTTTATATTTGGGGCGAAAGCGGCAAGTGGGTATCACTTTGCAAAGAAAATTATTAAACTCATCAATACGATTGCTGATAAAGTCAATCATGATGACGACACCAATGACTATTTAAAAGTAGTATTTGTTGAAAACTACAATGTTACTTATGCTGAAATGATTATGCCAGCCTGTGACTTAAGTGAACAAATTTCGACCGCATCAAAAGAAGCCAGCGGAACAGGAAATATGAAATTTATGATGAATGGTGCCTTAACAATTGGAACCCTTGATGGTGCCAATGTCGAAATTGCAGAACTCGTTGGTAACGACAATATTATATTGTTTGGTTTAAAAAGTGATGAAGTCAACCACTTATATGAAACCAACGATTATGATCCAAAAGAAGTCTATCATGAACATGAAGATTTACGTTTAGTTATTAATCAACTTGTGAATGGATTTTTTGATACTGTTGATCAATATGAGTTTAAAGACATTTATGACAATCTCATGGACCGTGATCAATACTTTGTCTTAAAAGATTTTGAAAGTTATCGTCAAGCACATGAGCGTGCGAATAACTTGTATAAGGATGAAGAAGCATGGTTTAAAGCCAGTATTATCAATATTGCACAATCTGGTTACTTCTCAAGTGATCGTACGATTGAACAATATGTAGAAGATATTTGGCATATCAAAAAAATTAAATAG
- a CDS encoding glycogen/starch synthase, with product MAELLAIVDATYKGNFESLTLHRMPGALPFFGKFRLIDFTLSNIRNSRITNVAIFPYGNYRSLQDHVGSGKRWDLDRRRDGLFILPPKNAYIMPGKMITFQRMSEHIEFFLRSTQEYAIIMPSSIVWSIDFNDVLEAHIASQKDITEVMHQNNRLRTYIVSKKRLIDLIETADSLQYRTMLDVVAYSPSLTVNIYQHDSYTQLIETLDDFLITNLDMLHFDSGRNIFKPDVHIFSKEKTAPPAKYLNHAKIENSAVASGSIIDGNLERTIVGRDVVIKKNTTIKNSYIMSNCFIEEGAYLENVILDKRTVVKADTYINGTKDFPYISQKRQVVTNFDQIRVCMVASEAYPFMKRGGLADVIGGLSRNLVRLGVDVTVIIPYYNRIKDDFSETIKRDFSMVVTYGDKQYKTTIFTRLYKNVRFYFIESFDFFDTDKIYGYDNDPDRFAFFNQAVVNLFDYIDDFDLVHIHDWHTSLIPLILDNSKHQGLKTLLTIHNVEYQGQVSNDVIQKLNIKNFVFRAETINILEIGIDTATKLSTVSPTYKEELKYEYYGKNLTYFIIKRERDFFGILNGISSSLNPQRDQLIHTQYQIGSRDDKIANKTYLQDIMNLPKGDDTFVIGMVTRIVEQKGFDIILNVLPDVLKDDRVQFVLLGEGDSHYKKALRNIEKQYPNQVRLNLSYDGTVPNYIYAGADAFLMPSRYEPCGLGQMIALKYGTLPIVRDTGGLSDTVDNYDPITGSGNGFKFYNYDGYDLAQTIDTAKDVFFNHPDLWDTMQKRAMKTDYSLKRQARKYIDLYRIVIEAQE from the coding sequence ATGGCTGAACTATTAGCGATTGTTGATGCGACTTATAAAGGCAATTTTGAAAGTTTAACGCTGCACCGAATGCCAGGGGCATTACCATTTTTTGGTAAATTTCGTCTTATTGATTTTACGTTATCCAATATTCGTAATTCACGGATAACGAATGTGGCAATTTTTCCTTACGGGAACTATCGTTCTTTACAAGATCATGTAGGGAGTGGGAAACGTTGGGATTTAGATAGACGTCGGGATGGTTTGTTTATTTTACCGCCTAAAAATGCATATATTATGCCTGGTAAAATGATCACCTTTCAACGGATGTCAGAACATATTGAGTTCTTTTTACGCTCAACGCAGGAATACGCTATTATTATGCCATCTAGCATTGTATGGAGTATTGATTTTAACGACGTGCTAGAAGCGCATATTGCCTCACAAAAAGATATCACGGAAGTGATGCATCAAAACAATCGCTTAAGAACCTATATTGTATCTAAAAAACGGTTGATTGATTTAATTGAAACAGCTGATTCGTTACAGTATAGAACGATGTTAGATGTGGTTGCTTATAGTCCAAGTTTAACGGTAAATATATACCAACACGATAGTTATACGCAGTTGATAGAAACGCTCGATGACTTTTTAATAACTAACCTGGACATGTTACATTTTGATAGTGGACGTAACATATTTAAACCAGATGTTCATATTTTTTCGAAAGAAAAAACGGCTCCGCCAGCTAAATATTTAAATCATGCGAAAATTGAAAACTCAGCAGTAGCATCAGGAAGTATCATTGATGGTAATTTAGAGCGAACGATTGTTGGTCGTGATGTTGTGATTAAAAAAAACACGACCATTAAAAATAGCTATATTATGTCCAATTGCTTTATCGAAGAAGGCGCTTATTTGGAAAATGTCATTTTAGATAAACGCACCGTTGTGAAAGCAGATACTTATATTAATGGTACGAAAGATTTTCCTTATATTTCACAAAAACGCCAAGTAGTTACTAACTTTGATCAAATTCGGGTCTGTATGGTGGCAAGTGAAGCTTATCCATTTATGAAACGCGGTGGCTTAGCGGATGTTATTGGTGGATTATCACGTAACTTAGTGCGACTCGGTGTTGATGTGACTGTTATCATTCCTTACTATAATCGTATTAAAGATGATTTTAGTGAAACCATTAAACGTGACTTTTCAATGGTCGTAACCTATGGTGACAAACAATACAAGACAACCATATTTACACGGCTATACAAAAACGTACGGTTCTATTTTATTGAAAGTTTTGATTTCTTTGATACTGACAAAATCTATGGGTATGATAATGATCCAGACAGATTCGCATTTTTTAACCAAGCAGTTGTTAATCTGTTTGATTATATCGATGATTTTGATTTAGTTCATATTCATGACTGGCACACATCACTGATTCCATTGATTCTTGATAACTCAAAACACCAGGGGTTAAAAACCTTGTTAACGATACATAATGTTGAGTATCAAGGTCAAGTAAGCAACGATGTGATTCAGAAACTAAATATTAAAAACTTTGTCTTCCGCGCTGAAACAATTAATATTTTAGAAATCGGAATTGATACAGCAACAAAACTATCAACCGTATCACCTACCTATAAAGAAGAGCTTAAGTATGAATATTATGGTAAGAACTTAACCTACTTTATTATAAAACGTGAACGCGATTTCTTTGGCATCTTAAATGGGATCAGTAGTTCGTTAAACCCACAGCGTGACCAACTCATTCATACCCAATATCAAATCGGTAGTCGTGATGACAAAATCGCCAATAAAACCTATTTACAGGATATTATGAATCTTCCAAAAGGTGATGATACCTTTGTAATAGGGATGGTCACACGGATTGTAGAACAAAAAGGCTTTGATATTATACTAAATGTCTTACCTGATGTTCTTAAAGATGACCGTGTTCAGTTTGTGTTACTTGGTGAGGGGGATTCCCATTATAAAAAGGCTTTACGTAATATAGAGAAACAGTACCCAAACCAAGTACGTTTAAACTTAAGTTATGATGGAACTGTACCCAATTATATTTATGCAGGCGCGGATGCGTTCTTAATGCCAAGTCGGTATGAGCCATGTGGTCTTGGTCAGATGATTGCCCTTAAGTATGGGACATTACCGATCGTAAGAGATACAGGTGGGCTCTCAGATACAGTTGATAATTATGACCCAATCACGGGAAGTGGGAATGGGTTTAAATTCTATAATTATGATGGGTATGATTTAGCCCAAACAATTGATACCGCGAAAGATGTCTTTTTTAACCACCCTGACCTTTGGGACACCATGCAAAAACGGGCAATGAAAACGGATTACAGTTTAAAGCGCCAAGCACGGAAATATATAGATTTGTATCGGATTGTCATTGAGGCCCAAGAATAA